TTAACTGAATTTACAAATTATTTTTAGCTATTAAAAACACTGCAAAATACATATACAAAGTATTACTTTTGCTGTATTCTCATTATGAATTCACTTGAAGCTTAATATTAAGCTTTTGCATCTTTTCACCTAGCCATTGCTCAAAAAGCTGGTTTTCTAGTTCTTGCTTAACTGCTCCTTCTAAAGTAGCAGGAATAAATTGCTCTACTCGGAATAAACAATACCAGTCATCAATTTCTATTGGACCGACAACTTCGCCAGGATTCACTAATTCAATTAAAGCCCGCAGTGCATCAGGTAATTGACCCCGACTAATCGGTCCCATCATACCATTAACAATGCGATCGTCAGTGACTGAGTATTCTTGAGCAAGCTGCTCAAACCTAGCCCCTTCTAAAATTTGGCTTTTTAACTCTTCTGCTAACTCTTGCTCCTTTACCACAATTCGAGAAAGCACTACACGATCCAAAAAAATCTTTTGCTCAATAAAATACTCTTGAATTTTTGATTCGGTAATATTATTTCTCAATTTTTCTAACTTGAAGTTAAACACAACTTGTTGGTGGAATGTTGGATAATCTAAACCATTGTTGATTAACCACTCTTGAAAATTGTTTGGGTCTGTTAGTTGTTGCTGTAAGCGAAAATCAATTATTGCTTGCTCGATAACTCCAGGATTAATTTCAAGGTCTTTTCGTGTTTGTAATTCTGTTTCTAAAATTCTTTGTTTAAGAATTTCTATAATGAAAGGTTGAAGTTTTCCAGATGTTTGCAGATATTTAAGTGCTTGTGAAAGATTGATTGGTTGTTCGTCAACTATTAAAAATGATGTAGATTCCATGTTTTGCTTGTATTAAATAGCGTCTCAATATTTTCTGTATAGGGTTGAGTTATTACTCTTAGTAAAATGGAGAAAATAGCATAAACTATGTGCTTTTGTGTATATTAATCTAGTTTCTCATACATATAGAGTTGTCTCTAATTTTTGAAATAAATTTTACATTGTTATCAATAGACTGAATCTTTCCTCATTTTGTTGCTGTTTACTTTATATGTACTTGAGTTATATGTGTACCCGTCTTGTTAATAGAATTCAGTGTAACAATGAATTTATTAGGATCATGAAGATTTTATTGCTAAGTAACCTATTCAAGCATCGCTAAAAAGTTACAGATATTCAGATAAAGATCCCAAAGTATATTTTATAACTTAGCTATTTAAATAGGGTAGGTAAATATAAATTTTTTAAGAACATTCATTGGTTTATGTGAAGCAAGTAGTTGCGTGTAGTAGATAAAGGAGGCGTAATTGCTTGAGTACATTAACACCACCTAGCAAGTTACCTTCGATTGTCCTTATTAATCTAAGTATAATTACTGAAGTTATATTACTTTTATTACTCGTCTGTATTACCCAAATGAGAAACCTGATAGAATCCACCCTCTGCTAAACTCGTCATATTTACTTCTATTTACTATATAAAATCGACTCTAATATAAGAAGAATTCATTACTTGTTGAGCAATGATTATTTTTTCACATCAATCTTGTTCGCGAATATAGCAAGACGAGTATTGTATCATTAAGAACTACCCAAAGTTAAAAGCTAGAATAAGCAGTATTTGCTATTGACCAATGACAAGTTTATATAACTCTAATAGTAACCTGCAATTTACTCTTGCCAAAATACCATTAACCAGGCATTTTGAAGTATATCAAATGTAAAAAACAAGAATATAAAAGTAGATTCATAAGTTCGTAGGTATTATACAGCTACAAACAGTAGTAAATCCGATACTTGTAGCCATTCATTTTATCTCTCGTTTTAGGATCAATGTGACAGCCTTCTATTTTAGGTTCTGCTGTGGGGAAAAAATTAATAACCCATAAAGTCAGAGGTTTTGGTAGCTGTGCTATGTTTTTTTTTAAAGTGTTGATAGGTTGAGAATTAGAGTCTAAGTGTGCTAAAAGAAAGGAAGGAAGATGTTCAGAAGATTTGTGAGTCAGACGGTAACGATGTTTAAGCTCTAGTGCTAATCCCATCATTTCACCAATTTGCTCATGGGTAAAGTAGGTTGTTACAATCAGAGTAGAAGGCTGCGATATTTCATTGATAATTGGTGCTAATAAATCGGGGCGATCTGGTTTCTGGTAGGCAAAGTTAGATATAACAGTAAGACTACCTAACAAACCTAAAAATAAAAGTAAAATAACAGGTGTTTTACCTTTAAGATTTAAAGAATAAACTAATTTCTTTTGACGAGTTCTCTCGACTGATGCCTGAAAATCTAAATAGTCATAAGCGTTCCAAGAAGTAGCCAGTGCTACTGCCGTTAAAAGTAGTACTGTAGGAAAGTAAAAAAATTGATAACGAGCTGCAATTGTTAAGTCAGCATTAAAGCCAAAAGTAATAGTAAATAAAAGTGCGATCGCTACCCAAAGATATCTGAGTAAAACTTGAAATTCTAACTGTATTTTGGGATTTTTGTTCTGAAGTTTTATTCCTTTTATAATAATAGGTATTAGCCAAACAGTAAATCCAATTAGTATACTACCGGATAACAGCATCAGCTGTACATTAACACCTTCAATAGGTAATAAAACGAACATAGTAATAAGCCAGGCTATAAATTGTGAAAGGCTTTTGAGTAAGTTTAAAGAATTATCATCAAAAATCCATTGTGTCACTTTGTTCTCAGGCACACTCCGCCATATTGGGAGCCAAACCACGCTGGTTATAAAAGCACTTATCACTACAGCATAAATGCGATACCAATATACTAACTGGTTTCTCAATGGCAATCGAGAGTATTTATTTTCAGTTTTGAATTGTAGCCATTTATAAATATCTGTAAGCCAAAAACTAATAAGAACAAGTACTACAGCAATTATATTGAAAATGAAAAAATAGTGAATAGCAATTCCCAAAGCATTAATAAAAATCCAAAAGAATGCTAGACCAATAGATAAATATTTGTAGTTTTGAACGTTACGAATAGCTATAACTAAACAACATAAAGATGTAATAACAAGTAAGATGGCTAAGGTGTAGTGTCGGGCTTCTTGTGCTTGATAAATACCGTAAGGTGAAACTGCCATCATAGCAGCTACAATCTGTGCTACTAGTAGCGAACGAAAGGCTGCATAAGCTAAGCCAAATATTGCTACAATCGCTGCAACTCCAAAAAGCGCACTGAGCGATCGTGCTGCCCAAAATGAAGCTAAACCATCCACAGTAGGAAATAATTTCATCCACAGATGTGTCAGGACGAAATATATTGGTGGGTGAGTACTCTCTGTCATCAAATGCTGAATTACATCACTAATGCCAGCATCAGGATTAGGTTGTAGTGGTTGTAACAGAGTTTCTAAGCGAATGATTTTGTCAATTGGTACTGTGCGAAAACTATTTCCCAGACTAAAAACTACAGTCGCAAATTCATCATTCCAAGGAGGTTTTGCTGCTAGGTTAGCAAAGCGCAAAACACTACCAATGGCTATCCATATTAAGAGAGTTAATACGTGTAATCTTGGATGAGGTTGCATCAAAATTCAACTATTGAGGTAATTTCAATCCAAAAATATTGATTCTTTAGGTTTGTTGAGAGATTTTTTTCACTATTGCTGATATCTGTCAACTAAGTACATATCAATAGAATTGTTGAATGAAAGTATTCAGGAGTAATAATACAGCAAACTTCTTGCAATTGGTAATAGGATTGCAGTTAACTCGCTTGCGATCAAGTACAATACATATCCTACTCATCTTGAATGTGTTTAACCTACTTAACTCAGCATTCCTAATAATTCTAGAGCTTTGACAACAGCAGCAGTACGTGTTTGAACTTCTAGCTTTTCATAAATATGCTCAAAGTGTTTTTCAATAGTTTTATCACTGCGACTGAGAATTGAAGCAATTTCTTTTGTACTTTTATCTTTTGTTGCCCAGAACAAAACTTCTGCTTCGCGCTTCGTTAGTCCGATTGTAGTCAACAACTGTGGAGAAAAAGAACTAAGTCGCTGTTCTTCCAGCAATAGGATGTATTGTTGATGTTGGCGATCGCACATTAGGCGGATCATTAAGCGGTTATTTTCTTGTTCGATCTGCAATGACAGGCAAGGCAAAGTAAGATCTTCATTACCAGCTATCAAAGATAATTGGTAGTTTACCCATCTCTGCAACGTTTCTGGTAAAGAATTCTTCTGGTGTGTAAGTTGAAAGTATTGTGTTAGCAACTCCCAAGCACGTTGTGTCTTCAATTGAATTTTTCCGTCACTCGCTAGAATAATGACACCCAATTGTTCCATCGTGTGGTTCAATCGGATTGACTCTTGCTGAATTTTAGTAAGTGTTTGAGCATTGAGATATGCCTGAAAAAGGTGAGGGCGTAATAAGTTGAGAACAAAGCGATCGCGTTCAGAAAAACTGCGTTCAGGACGCGATAGGGCAATTACAATATCATCTGTATTTTTTTTACGCAGAGCATTATTAACTTCAGATGAAACTGGCAGAACTAAACTCATTTGGTCTTCCATACCAATTTGATGCATCATTCCTTGATACAACCCTTCTAAACGATGCAATTGCTGTTCGCTAATAAAATCTGAAATTTTATGCGCTTTACCATCGTTAGTTGCTATGTAATAACGCGCAAATGGATGTTCAAGAAAACGGCTGTGGGCAATCTGATCTGCTTCTTGAGAAGTAATCGCAGGGCGATGCGACATTGCGCTTAATGTAGTTAAAACTTTGTGTTGGTGAAAATTTGTTGGACACCAATTGAGAAAATCAGAGGAAACTACAGTAGATAAGGCTAAAAGCGCACGCGTTGGAAATGCTTCAAGATTGCAAGCACAGTAAAGTTCTTGAAGACACTTAAGAATACCTCGCAGATCTTGCTGTGTTAATGCCATTTTTCCCCTCCTGAGTGGCTAAAGAATAGCTTCACTAAGTAAGGAGATATTTCCGAATTTATGTATCAGTTTCTTAATAATTTAGTACGGGAATTTCCTGATTGGATTCTATTTTTTACTTTGTTATGACATTAATAAATCTCTTACCTAAAGTAGGTGTTTATAACTAAAATGCATATTTTCCCAAATTGGTAATCAGGAGTTGAGTTTTTGAGATCGCCTGTTGTGTTCCATTACCGCCAGAGTATCTTCATGCAAACATACTCGATTGATTTAATAAACGGAGATATCTTATGTTGAACTTAAAACGTTTAATTGCTCTAACAACATTCGGACTACTTGTTTTACCTAGCAATGCTATGGCTAACACTCCCGACGTTCGCGCTACGACGATCCTTGCTATTAATTGTGCTGAAACCCCTCTAGGACCGATAGCAACAGCAGAAAATAGGCTGCGCGTGTCAGGTCCTGCCTATGCCTTTAGATCTTCTAGTACAGGAGTAGCAAACTTAAACTGCCATTTACCGATCAACAACAGAACGGTATTTAATAACTTGAACAATAACAGTATCAGCGCGTACAGAGTGTACTATCAAGACCCCGATGGCGCAGGGACTGCTGCCGAAATTAGGACGGAACTCCGTTATATTACTACAAATGGGAACGTGGTTACAGTGTGTCCAGCATCGAGTTCCAACACTTCTAACGCAACCTTATTCACAACGAGGGTCGTTCCCTGCAATCATCAGCTCGGTGCGAATAGATTATACTACTTTCAAGTAACCATGTCTCGGTCTAACACGAACCAAACACCTTTTTTCATCGGCATTGACTTTCCCTAAAGATAGCATTAGACAACTTGCATAGAATGCGAGTGCTCAACAAACGAAGTCAAGATAGTGCGTGAAATTACTAGTAGACTTATATCTTAAGTATGCAAAAGCACGCTTTGTTTCGGTAGCCCCGACTTCAGTCGGAAGGCGTCTGTGATTCACGCTTTTTGCTCATAGTGGCGACATCCCTGACAAGGACCTTCAGGATTGACTGCGCAGCGAATATAGCGAGATCTCGCATTAAATCTACAACTAATATCACCAATAAGATATCCTACTCCCTCTAGGTAATAGCTATCTGGAGGCAAGGAAATGGGCGATCGCCTAGCCCTCACCCTTGTTGGCATCATCATTGCCCGTCTCAACTCGGCTTGCATTCTTTTTTGAGTACGACGGACGATCAATACTGAAAGCAGGGGCGGAATAAAACCTAAAGCAATGATCCAGAGTAACGCTAACACTTTGTACCTCGAAAACGCTCTCCAAATTCTATTTTGGTTGCTCCGTAAGGTAATGCACAACACATTTCTTATTGTGCAGGTACAAGCCTAATTTTTGCGAGTATAGCGATGCTTCACTCCAATAGGAAAATATTCAGGATTGCCCATCGCAGCTAACATGACTTGTGGTGTTTGGTATTCTGCTGGGACATAGTTAGCAAACTCGCTATTGAGACGAAGTAGTTGTGTATGAATTGAGGTTGCGATCGCTTGTCTTTTGTCTTCACTATCGTCGATTTTTGGTGCTAACTCCACAACAACCGATAAGTAGCGATCGCGATCTGCATTTTCTTTCACCTCCAACACAAACTTACCTGTTATCCATTCTCGAATTTCGGGTTGTTCTAGTCCTACTGTGACATTCTCAGGGTAAATGTTTGCACCAAAGTAAGATACCGTAAAGTCAGAACGTCCAAAAACATAGACAAACGGTAGCGAACAGTTTCCTCTGACTCCGTATTGTTGTAAAGTCTCCACTGGATTGAATCCCGCAGCAGCTAAAAAATCTAGCATCGTGTTGTATGGAATTAACCCACCAGTATCGGCAATATGATAGCGGATTAGTGGAATACCGTTATTGCCAGAAAATAATAACGTGCCATCTTGAACTTCAAAAAAGCGATCGCACGGATCGTATTGTACAAGTGTCGGCAGACGCGATTCACCAAATAACTCGCGGGCGATCGCCGGATGTTCTGCTAAAAAACGGCGAATACAAATACTTAAGGGAGTTTCATTGCCTAAAACGCCTGCATCTGCTGTGCCATATAGCGTTGCGGTGTCATAGCAAAGGTTTTTTACTTGGATACGTTCTCCAACTAAACTACGCCATTCTTCACTGAACACCTCACCTGCAAATACTAGCTTTGTCTGATATTGTTGCCAGTCTATATTACGGCTAATTCCTGTATCGATAACATCTTTAATAAAAGGCGGATATCCTAATAAAACAACTTGGTCAAAAGCCTCACCCAACTCTTGAACAACGCGGAAAATTTCTTCTTTATTGTTCCCTGGAGTCACAACGGTAATTTGATAACCTTTTTGTGCTACATAACGGCAACAATTTGTAGTATACATTCCACCTACCCAAGTTCCCAACGTAAAACAAACGACGGCTAGAGTCCGGCGAGTGTCTGCAAAAAAGCTATCGTAGAAGATTTGTTCAAAACGAGTAGCAATCTGCAACTCATCCGCCATAAACCGCGCCCAAAATGTTGGTTTACCAGTTGAACCAGAGGAGACGGCAATCATGTCACACGTTTCAAGTTGTCCATTCCGGCACAAATCTGCTAAGGAATGCTGTCGCAGATAGTTTTCTTTAGTCTGTAGTGGTAGCGTTTGGTAATCTGCCAAAGTTTGAATTGATGCCGGATTAATTTTGTGCGTGCCTAAAAATGCTTTGTAGGCTGGTACGTTTGCCGCAACTTCTTGAAATAAGGCCGTGGCAATTGCCTCTGGAGATGTATTTTGATGCCGTTTGAGCCGTGTTTCTAGTGGTGTGGTTAGAAACTCTTGAAATGCTTGTAAAGCTTGCTGACTTTTGCCTACACTTTTGCCATTATTTGATAAAAACATCTTATACTAGTTGATTCTAACTTAACGTTGAGGAAATTCAATGCTGCACATATGATGCTAAATCTTGCTAAGAGTAAGCTTTTCTCAGCATCAGAAAAGCAACAAAGATATCTTTTACTGGTGAAACCTCAAGATTAATTGTATTAAAAATAACTAATATCTTCTTACTAAGTATTGCTATTACTGCCAAATAGAGTTAATTTATGCTCTAATATGATGTCTCTATACTGCAATCACGGACACAAAAACCGAAACGGCAGCCGCTTTTGTACCGAATGTGGCGAGATGCTGTGGCTATCGGCAGGAGAAGTTTTAGAAAAGCGCTATCGCCTCGTGCGTCAGTTAGCATCTGGTGGCTTTGGTCGTACATACTTAGCAGAAAATCTGCATCGATTTAATGAATGCTGTGTACTTAAAGAATTTGCCCCACAGGTACACGGCGATCGCGAACTTGAAAAAGCAAAAGAATTATTTGAGCGCGAGGCTGGGGCACTGTATAACTTAACTCATCCGCAACTACCGCGTTTTTTAGAGTTTTTTCAGGCAGAGACAAAAGACGGTGTCAATTGCTTGTTTTTGGCGCAAGACTATATTGAAGGGGAAACTTACTACGACTTACTGCGATCGCGCGGTTCTTTCTCAGAAAGCGAAGTGCGAGAGTTTTTGTGTAAATTGTTACCTGTTTTATCTTACGTTCATACGCAAGGAGTGATCCATCGTGACATTGCCCCAGATAATATTATTCTGCGAAATGTCGATCAAATGCCTGTGTTAATTGACTTTGGCGGAGTCAAGCAAGTAGCAGCAACCGTGGTTTCAAAATTTACTGGGTTGGGAATGCCAACTTTGTTAGGCAAACAAGGTTATGCCCCAGAAGAACAAATGCGACAAGGAAAAGTTTACCCTAGTAGCGATTTGTATGCACTTGCAGTAACAGCATTAGTGTTGTTAACAGGCAAAGAACCACAGGAGTTATACGATAGCTACAACGGTACGTGGCAGTGGCGTAAAGAAATAAAAGTCAGTTCCCAGCTAGAAGCAGTATTACAAAAAATGTTGGCTTACAAGCCAGGCGATCGCTTCTCCCAAGCCCAAGAAGTATTGCCAGCCCTACAAGCATCAGGGCCACAGAAAACACCAGCATTGAATATTTCCCAGCTACGAACAATTAATGTCTTAGGCCGCAAACCTGACACAACAAATAATAGCCAATTACAACACCAGCAAACTCAAGTTATTACTCCACCAACCAACAATCATATTACTAATTGGCATTTTGGTTGGCTACGTTCTTTAATCGTCAAAGCAACTACGGTGGGATTAGTTGCAGTAGCAGGAACAAGTGCGTGGGTACTTGCCAATTCTGTTATGCGTACGCCATTGTTAACTCCCACAGCACAAGAATCACCAACAAACACTGCTGATTTAGCAACCAGGCTGCAAGAAATCGTCAGTCGTCGCCAAGCTTTACAAATTAGAGAAGCTTTCTTTGTTGGCTTAGTAGATGATTCTTTTCATCGCCAACACCCTGAATTAAATGGTCGTAGCTTAAAATCCGATCCTAAAGATGCAGCATTACGTAGTAATTGGTTTGCGATTGCTGAGCAGATGTTAGATAAATTAGAGCAAGCAGAACTTAGTCTCGATGTTCGGCGTCGCTTAGGCAGTTACACTCAACAAAATTTTGTAGCTTGGCAACAGCAGGCAGATCAAAGGCAACTAGGTAACTATACATCTGATAGATTAACAAAAGAAACTAACCAAAAGTTTTATCGACTCTTTCCTGAAGAGCGCGGAAAGCAACTTAAACTCAATACATCAGGTCAAATATGGTATGCGATCGCCGCTGATCAAGTGAATCAACTTAAAAAGGCTAGATAAAAACTAGATTGAAAGTAGTGTAGGCGTCTCGCCTCCGCAAGCCCAAAAAAACTTAATGGTGTGGTTTAACTTTTGCAGTGTGTAGTTATTCATGTATTGCTCTCAAGGACACGAAAATCCAGATCGTAGTTGCTATTGTCTTCAATGTGGCGAAAAGCTAGCGGGAGCAAACAACACTCAGCCAGGAATAATTTTAGGCGATCGCTATCGTATCATCCGCAAATTGGGACAGGGTAGCTTTGGGCGCACTTATTTAGCGGAAGATATCAATCGCTTCAACGAACTATGTGTTTTAAAAGAATTTGCACCTCAAGTGAAGGTACATATGCTTTACAAAAAGGACAGCAACTATTTCAACGCGAAGCTGGAGTCCTTTACAAATTAAAACATCCGCAGATTCCCAAGTTTCGAGAACTCTTTCAAGCACACTTAGATGACAAGCAACATTTATTGCTAGTACAAGACTATGTAGAAGGTCCTAGCTATCGCAAACTATTGAATACTCGCAAACAACAAGGTTTAGACTTCAGTGAAGCTGAAGTGACCCAGTTATTACTCCAAATATTGCCAGTTTTAGACTATATTCACTCCTTAGGAGTCATTCATCGCGATATTTCGCCAGATAATATTATTTTGCGTGATGTAGATAATCTACCTGTACTCATAGACTTTGGAAGTGTCAAGCAGGTAGCAGCAACGATTGTTTCTCAGTTTAGCCCTACCGATCCTGATGCAACGCTGTTGCCAGCAACTCATTTAGGCAAAATAGGGTATGTACCCCAAGAACAAATTTTAGGTGGTTCTCCTCAAATCGATTTGTATGCTTTAGCAGCAACCGCACTGATATTACTCACAGGGAAGGAATCACAAGACTTAATCGATCCTCAAACTCGGCAGTGGAATTGGCGGCAGGAAATTAATTTAAGTCCTAATTTAGGCAAAATATTAGATAAAATGCTCATGCCCAGAGCAAGCGATCGCTACCAATCTGCACGCCAAGTTTTGCAGGTACTAAATCGTTATACTTACAAGCAACCCGCACCACAAATACCAACGACAATAGTCACACCTCCGACACCGAAGATTACACCAGAATGGCAATTACAGCCTGCAAGTGTCAGCTACGCTCGTAGTCATGCCTTCGGTTTAGGAATTGTCGTGGTAGGATTGCTGTTGTTCGCAGCAACTGGATTAAGTTGGTGGGGAGCAATTTGGTTACAGTCTCGCGATCGCATAACGATACCATCAACACCTGATATTCCAGTAGCAACGCCAACACCACAGTACTCTGCAGCAGAACAAAATCGCAAAAATCAATTGCGCGATCGTCGCCAACAACTCGGAGTTAATGACAGTTTCTACAATGCTTTAGTTAATCAGTTATTTTGGGAAAAACACCCCGAACAACAAGGTAAAACACTTAGTCCTGGTTCTGCTGATGAACAATTGCGTAGTGAGTGGGATAGTCTAGCCGCAGAAACTCTTAACAAACTGCAAGCATTAAGTCCAGAAGCAAGGCAGCAACTTGGAAAATATCGTACTGCAGATCGCGAACAGTGGAAAGTCGCTATTAACAAGCTTAATCTTAGTAGTCGTGCATTATACGATCTTGCAGATGCTACCTTTTTTCAATTATTTCCACAACATAAAGGCAAAAATTTTATTAATCAGCCGATGGGTCAAGTATGGCAAGGTGTCGCAGATGATAAACTACAGCGCCTTGTTGCAGGTAGTGGTTATGAAAAAGTTGCATTTGTGCAAGGAAATACACTTCAACAAGTTCGGGGAAATTTACAACCAGGTGAGGGAAAAGCTTATATTGCTCGCTTGACAAAAGATCAACTCATGCAACTTCATCTTGAAGCAAATCCCCAGGTGCTAATTTCTGCATACTCTCCGACAGGTAGCACAATGCTACTGGAAGATACAAGCGATCGCACTTGGTCGGGTAAACTACCAGAAACTGGTTATTACGAGTTTGTTATTGTCTCAACTGCATCAGCACCAGTCGATTATTTACTTCAAATCATTGCTGATTAGCACAAAAAAGAAAGCAGGCGGGTATGTGGGTAGGCGGGAAAAACAGCATTTTCGTCTCTCCCACACTCCTCACCTGTACACTACTCTTTACCAGTTACTTTGCTAACTGCTTCTTTTGCGCCTTCTACTGCTTTCTGAACAGCACCTTCACCAGTACCTTTGACATTTTCTTCATAAACTTTTTCAGGATTCTCTGCTGCTTGTACTTGCGCTTCGTAAGCTTGTTCTCTGGCGCTGACATCTTCTTGAGTGCCCTGCGTCATTGTTTCCTGCTGCAGCATGGACTTATTAGCTGCCATGCTGGGTTGAGTTGCAAAAATCAACAGACAAGACACGCTCATAAGACTCACTAAACCTAGAATAACTAGGCTTTGACGAAATGCTTGCTTCAAAACAGCAAAAATCTGTTGCATATAAATATTTCCTCACTTTTTTGTGATGTTAGTGTAAAAATTACTGATACACCCTGTAAAAATCAAGCTAAATTGCATCCTACGTGGCAGAGTTGCACAGTGCCTTCTACCTGGAGGGAGAGTTATGAGTGTTGAGTGTTGAGTTTTGAGTTACTCGTAAAGAAAATTCAAAATGTGCTAAGGCACCGCTACGCTAACGCGCATTCAAAACTTAAGATAATTGCCTTTGGCACCTTTCTTCGCAAAAACTCGCGCATTCAAAACTAAAACCTCTTTATGATTTAACTCAAAACTCATAACTCATAACTCAAAACTAATCACTCTCCCCTACTTAAGCTTCATCCAAAGCAGCAATACCAGGAAGTTCTTTGCCTTCAAGTAACTCTAAGCTTGCGCCACCACCAGTTGAAATGTGACTCATTTGCTCAGCAACACCAACTTTCTCGACGGCTGCTACCGAGTCACCACCACCAATAATGCTAGTAACACCTTGTTTGGTGAGATCGGCAAGCGTTCGTGCGATCGCTTCGGTTCCTACAGCAAACTTATCAAACTCAAATACGCCCATTGGTCCATTCCAAATTACTGATTTGCATTCAGCAAGCGCATCTTGGAACATCTTGACAGAATCAGGACCAACATCTAACCCCATGCCGTCTTCAGGGATATTTTCAACGCTAACAGTTTCTGCGTTGGCATCTGCCGCAAATTTATCAGCAACGACGACATCAGTAGGTAACAACATTTGCACGCCGCGTTCTTTTGCTTTAGCTTCTAATGATTTAGCCAGTTCTAGCTTGTCGTCTTCCACCAACGATTTACCCACATTCAACCCACGGGCTTTGTAGAATGTAAAAATCATCCCGCCACCCAAGATTAGCTTGTCGCACTTGTCCAACAATGTCTCAATCACACCAATTTTGCTAGAAACTTTAGATCCACCAATAATGGCTGCTAAAGGACGTTGCGGATTTTCAATCGCGCTTTGAAGATACTGTAATTCTTTTTCAATCAAGTATCCAGCAACAGAAGGGCTGAGGTAGTGTGTCACGCCTTCGGTGGAAGCATGGGCGCGGTGGGCTGTACCAAACGCATCATTGACGTACACATCTGCATTGGCTGCTAACTGTTTGGCAAATTCAGGGTCATTTTTCTCTTCTTCTTTGTGGAAGCGGACGTTTTCTAGCAATAGCACTTGACCATTTTGCATCCCTGAGACTTTGTTCGCCACTTCGTCTCCGATACAGTCATCGCATTTTATCACTTCTTGACCGAGTAATTCCGAAAGGCGTTTAGCAACAGGAGTCAGACGCAGCTTGTCATCCACCCCTTTGGGACGTCCAAAGTGGCTAGCTAAAATGACCTTAGCGCCTTTTTGCGTCAAATCCTGAATTGTAGGCAGTGCGGCACGAATCCGAGTATCATCAGTGATGTTCCCTTGGTCATCCAATGGGACATTAAAGTCTACCCGCACTAATGCACGCTTACCAGATAAGTCTGAAGCCGATAAATTTGCTAAAGTTTTTTTGGACATAATTGATAAGTTCCTCCTGACTGGATTCTTAATTAATTATTAAGCGCCGTCCACATTTTACCGGAGTCGGGGTATCAAAGATGCCTGCAATGTTTAAGACTGTTTTATTTCCAATCGATCAAAGTCGAGATGCTAGAGAAGCGGCTGAAGTTGTTGCTGACGTCGTG
The sequence above is drawn from the Gloeocapsopsis sp. IPPAS B-1203 genome and encodes:
- a CDS encoding DUF6464 family protein, with the translated sequence MLALLWIIALGFIPPLLSVLIVRRTQKRMQAELRRAMMMPTRVRARRSPISLPPDSYYLEGVGYLIGDISCRFNARSRYIRCAVNPEGPCQGCRHYEQKA
- a CDS encoding peptidylprolyl isomerase; translated protein: MESTSFLIVDEQPINLSQALKYLQTSGKLQPFIIEILKQRILETELQTRKDLEINPGVIEQAIIDFRLQQQLTDPNNFQEWLINNGLDYPTFHQQVVFNFKLEKLRNNITESKIQEYFIEQKIFLDRVVLSRIVVKEQELAEELKSQILEGARFEQLAQEYSVTDDRIVNGMMGPISRGQLPDALRALIELVNPGEVVGPIEIDDWYCLFRVEQFIPATLEGAVKQELENQLFEQWLGEKMQKLNIKLQVNS
- a CDS encoding serine/threonine-protein kinase is translated as MMSLYCNHGHKNRNGSRFCTECGEMLWLSAGEVLEKRYRLVRQLASGGFGRTYLAENLHRFNECCVLKEFAPQVHGDRELEKAKELFEREAGALYNLTHPQLPRFLEFFQAETKDGVNCLFLAQDYIEGETYYDLLRSRGSFSESEVREFLCKLLPVLSYVHTQGVIHRDIAPDNIILRNVDQMPVLIDFGGVKQVAATVVSKFTGLGMPTLLGKQGYAPEEQMRQGKVYPSSDLYALAVTALVLLTGKEPQELYDSYNGTWQWRKEIKVSSQLEAVLQKMLAYKPGDRFSQAQEVLPALQASGPQKTPALNISQLRTINVLGRKPDTTNNSQLQHQQTQVITPPTNNHITNWHFGWLRSLIVKATTVGLVAVAGTSAWVLANSVMRTPLLTPTAQESPTNTADLATRLQEIVSRRQALQIREAFFVGLVDDSFHRQHPELNGRSLKSDPKDAALRSNWFAIAEQMLDKLEQAELSLDVRRRLGSYTQQNFVAWQQQADQRQLGNYTSDRLTKETNQKFYRLFPEERGKQLKLNTSGQIWYAIAADQVNQLKKAR
- a CDS encoding helix-turn-helix transcriptional regulator — encoded protein: MALTQQDLRGILKCLQELYCACNLEAFPTRALLALSTVVSSDFLNWCPTNFHQHKVLTTLSAMSHRPAITSQEADQIAHSRFLEHPFARYYIATNDGKAHKISDFISEQQLHRLEGLYQGMMHQIGMEDQMSLVLPVSSEVNNALRKKNTDDIVIALSRPERSFSERDRFVLNLLRPHLFQAYLNAQTLTKIQQESIRLNHTMEQLGVIILASDGKIQLKTQRAWELLTQYFQLTHQKNSLPETLQRWVNYQLSLIAGNEDLTLPCLSLQIEQENNRLMIRLMCDRQHQQYILLLEEQRLSSFSPQLLTTIGLTKREAEVLFWATKDKSTKEIASILSRSDKTIEKHFEHIYEKLEVQTRTAAVVKALELLGMLS
- a CDS encoding phenylacetate--CoA ligase family protein, yielding MFLSNNGKSVGKSQQALQAFQEFLTTPLETRLKRHQNTSPEAIATALFQEVAANVPAYKAFLGTHKINPASIQTLADYQTLPLQTKENYLRQHSLADLCRNGQLETCDMIAVSSGSTGKPTFWARFMADELQIATRFEQIFYDSFFADTRRTLAVVCFTLGTWVGGMYTTNCCRYVAQKGYQITVVTPGNNKEEIFRVVQELGEAFDQVVLLGYPPFIKDVIDTGISRNIDWQQYQTKLVFAGEVFSEEWRSLVGERIQVKNLCYDTATLYGTADAGVLGNETPLSICIRRFLAEHPAIARELFGESRLPTLVQYDPCDRFFEVQDGTLLFSGNNGIPLIRYHIADTGGLIPYNTMLDFLAAAGFNPVETLQQYGVRGNCSLPFVYVFGRSDFTVSYFGANIYPENVTVGLEQPEIREWITGKFVLEVKENADRDRYLSVVVELAPKIDDSEDKRQAIATSIHTQLLRLNSEFANYVPAEYQTPQVMLAAMGNPEYFPIGVKHRYTRKN